In one window of Lampris incognitus isolate fLamInc1 chromosome 3, fLamInc1.hap2, whole genome shotgun sequence DNA:
- the cpsf6 gene encoding cleavage and polyadenylation specificity factor subunit 6 isoform X1, with protein sequence MADGVDHIDIYADVEEEFNQEAEYPVHEQIDLYDDVISPSANNGDAPEDRDYLDSLPAPGGGEGGKSAQPNVVYTYTGKRIALYIGNLTWWTTDEDLTEAIRTIGITDVLEIKFFENRANGQSKGFALVCVGSEASSRKLMEMLSKRELHGQNPIVTPCNKQSLSQFEMQSRKSTQSGQMSGEGKAGPPGIGPRGFPMGRGRGRFPGPPGPGGDRFPGPIGPGGPPPHFPGSGMRPDLIRHQDGPLMDMGFNPFPPGGRDGSWRPRGGMQGPPRPPPGPPGPPGPPGPPPPGQGLPPPLSAPPNRGDRPPPPVLFPGQFGQPPMGPLPPGPPPPGYGPPPGPPPPQQGPPPPGPFPPRPPGPIGPPMALAPPPHMPGPPPGGPPPAPHVNPAFFPPPGNNNMPPNDSRGPPGPNDPYGRPPPYERGEYGPGGREMEASRTPLSEAEFEEIMNRNRAISSSAISRAVSDASAADYGSAIETLVTAISLIKQSKVSADDRCKVLISSLQDCLHGIESKSYGSASRRERSRERDHSRSREKSRRHKSRSRDRHEDYYRERSRERDRHRERDRDRDREREREREYRHR encoded by the exons GAGGCAGAATATCCTGTCCACGAGCAGATCGACCTGTACGATGATGTCATCTCCCCATCAGCCAACAACGGCGATGCTCCAGAAGACCGTGACTACCTGGACTCACTACCTGCACCAGGCGGCGGAGAAGGAGGAAAGAGTGCCCAACCCAATGTGGTTTACACCTACACAGGCAAGAGGATCGCCCTCTACATTGGAAACCTCACTTGG TGGACAACAGATGAGGACCTGACAGAAGCCATCAGGACGATAGGCATCACAGATGTGTTGGAGATTAAGTTCTTTGAGAACAGAGCCAATGGGCAGTCCAAAGG GTTTGCACTGGTGTGTGTAGGCTCTGAGGCATCTTCCAGGAAGTTAATGGAGATGCTCTCAAAACGGGAGCTCCATGGCCAGAATCCCATTGTCACACCATGCAACAAACAGTCCCTTAGCCAGTTTGAGATGCAGTCACGCAAAA GTACCCAGTCAGGCCAGATGTCCGGGGAAGGTAAGGCAGGCCCGCCCGGCATCGGCCCACGTGGTTTTCCCATGGGTCGAGGCAGAGGCAGGTTCCCTGGACCCCCTGGCCCTGGAGGAGACCGCTTCCCCGGTCCCATTGGCCCTGGTGGGCCACCGCCACACTTCCCTG GCTCGGGGATGAGACCAGATCTGATTAGGCACCAAGATGGCCCTCTGATGGATATGGGTTTCAATCCCTTCCCGCCAGGGGGGAGGGACGGGAGCTGGCGACCCAGAG GTGGCATGCAAGGACCACCTCGTCCACCTCCTGGCCCCCCAGGTCCTCCAGGTCCTCCAGGCCCTCCACCTCCTGGCCAGGGCCTCCCCCCTCCACTTTCTGCTCCACCTAACCGTGGCGACCGCCCCCCTCCCCCTGTTCTCTTCCCTGGTCAGTTTGGCCAGCCACCAATGGGACCCTTGCCCCCTGGCCCCCCTCCCCCAGGCTATGGCCCTCCCCCAGGTCCCCCACCTCCTCAACAAGGCCCCCCACCACCAGGGCCATTCCCTCCTCGTCCCCCAGGTCCCATTGGGCCTCCCATGGCTCTGGCTCCACCTCCCCACATGCCTGGGCCCCCACCAGGTGGGCCCCCACCTGCCCCTCACGTCAATCCAGCCTTCTTCCCACCGCCTGGCAACAACAACATGCCCCCCAACGACAGCCGAGGACCCCCCGGACCAAACGACCCATATGGGCGCCCGCCACCTTATGAGAGGGGAGAATATGGCCCTGGTGGACG GGAGATGGAGGCGTCGCGCACCCCTCTGAGTGAGGCCGAATTTGAGGAGATCATGAATAGGAACAGAGCTATTTCCTCAAGCGCCATATCTAGAGCTGTGTCTGACGCAAGCGCTG ctgatTATGGCAGTGCTATAGAGACTTTGGTGACTGCCATAAGCCTAATAAAGCAGTCTAAGGTGTCAGCTGATGACCGCTGTAAGGTCCTCATCAGTTCCCTGCAAGACTGCCTCCATGGTATTGAGTCCAAGAGCTACGGCTCCGCCTCCAG GCGTGAGCGATCCAGGGAACGTGATCACAGTCGATCCAGAGAGAAGAGCCGGCGCCACAAGTCCCGGAGCCGTGACCGGCATGAGGACTATTACCGAGAACGCAGTCGGGAGCGTGACCGCCATCGTGAGAGGGACCGGGACCGAGaccgggagagggagagggagagagagtaccgGCACCGCTAA
- the cpsf6 gene encoding cleavage and polyadenylation specificity factor subunit 6 isoform X2, with amino-acid sequence MADGVDHIDIYADVEEEFNQEAEYPVHEQIDLYDDVISPSANNGDAPEDRDYLDSLPAPGGGEGGKSAQPNVVYTYTGKRIALYIGNLTWWTTDEDLTEAIRTIGITDVLEIKFFENRANGQSKGFALVCVGSEASSRKLMEMLSKRELHGQNPIVTPCNKQSLSQFEMQSRKSTQSGQMSGEGKAGPPGIGPRGFPMGRGRGRFPGPPGPGGDRFPGPIGPGGPPPHFPGGMQGPPRPPPGPPGPPGPPGPPPPGQGLPPPLSAPPNRGDRPPPPVLFPGQFGQPPMGPLPPGPPPPGYGPPPGPPPPQQGPPPPGPFPPRPPGPIGPPMALAPPPHMPGPPPGGPPPAPHVNPAFFPPPGNNNMPPNDSRGPPGPNDPYGRPPPYERGEYGPGGREMEASRTPLSEAEFEEIMNRNRAISSSAISRAVSDASAADYGSAIETLVTAISLIKQSKVSADDRCKVLISSLQDCLHGIESKSYGSASRRERSRERDHSRSREKSRRHKSRSRDRHEDYYRERSRERDRHRERDRDRDREREREREYRHR; translated from the exons GAGGCAGAATATCCTGTCCACGAGCAGATCGACCTGTACGATGATGTCATCTCCCCATCAGCCAACAACGGCGATGCTCCAGAAGACCGTGACTACCTGGACTCACTACCTGCACCAGGCGGCGGAGAAGGAGGAAAGAGTGCCCAACCCAATGTGGTTTACACCTACACAGGCAAGAGGATCGCCCTCTACATTGGAAACCTCACTTGG TGGACAACAGATGAGGACCTGACAGAAGCCATCAGGACGATAGGCATCACAGATGTGTTGGAGATTAAGTTCTTTGAGAACAGAGCCAATGGGCAGTCCAAAGG GTTTGCACTGGTGTGTGTAGGCTCTGAGGCATCTTCCAGGAAGTTAATGGAGATGCTCTCAAAACGGGAGCTCCATGGCCAGAATCCCATTGTCACACCATGCAACAAACAGTCCCTTAGCCAGTTTGAGATGCAGTCACGCAAAA GTACCCAGTCAGGCCAGATGTCCGGGGAAGGTAAGGCAGGCCCGCCCGGCATCGGCCCACGTGGTTTTCCCATGGGTCGAGGCAGAGGCAGGTTCCCTGGACCCCCTGGCCCTGGAGGAGACCGCTTCCCCGGTCCCATTGGCCCTGGTGGGCCACCGCCACACTTCCCTG GTGGCATGCAAGGACCACCTCGTCCACCTCCTGGCCCCCCAGGTCCTCCAGGTCCTCCAGGCCCTCCACCTCCTGGCCAGGGCCTCCCCCCTCCACTTTCTGCTCCACCTAACCGTGGCGACCGCCCCCCTCCCCCTGTTCTCTTCCCTGGTCAGTTTGGCCAGCCACCAATGGGACCCTTGCCCCCTGGCCCCCCTCCCCCAGGCTATGGCCCTCCCCCAGGTCCCCCACCTCCTCAACAAGGCCCCCCACCACCAGGGCCATTCCCTCCTCGTCCCCCAGGTCCCATTGGGCCTCCCATGGCTCTGGCTCCACCTCCCCACATGCCTGGGCCCCCACCAGGTGGGCCCCCACCTGCCCCTCACGTCAATCCAGCCTTCTTCCCACCGCCTGGCAACAACAACATGCCCCCCAACGACAGCCGAGGACCCCCCGGACCAAACGACCCATATGGGCGCCCGCCACCTTATGAGAGGGGAGAATATGGCCCTGGTGGACG GGAGATGGAGGCGTCGCGCACCCCTCTGAGTGAGGCCGAATTTGAGGAGATCATGAATAGGAACAGAGCTATTTCCTCAAGCGCCATATCTAGAGCTGTGTCTGACGCAAGCGCTG ctgatTATGGCAGTGCTATAGAGACTTTGGTGACTGCCATAAGCCTAATAAAGCAGTCTAAGGTGTCAGCTGATGACCGCTGTAAGGTCCTCATCAGTTCCCTGCAAGACTGCCTCCATGGTATTGAGTCCAAGAGCTACGGCTCCGCCTCCAG GCGTGAGCGATCCAGGGAACGTGATCACAGTCGATCCAGAGAGAAGAGCCGGCGCCACAAGTCCCGGAGCCGTGACCGGCATGAGGACTATTACCGAGAACGCAGTCGGGAGCGTGACCGCCATCGTGAGAGGGACCGGGACCGAGaccgggagagggagagggagagagagtaccgGCACCGCTAA